In Bacillota bacterium, a single genomic region encodes these proteins:
- a CDS encoding 6-phospho-beta-glucosidase (catalyzes the fromation of N-acetyl-D-glucosamine and N-acetyl-D-glucosamine-6-phosphate from diacetylchitobiose-6-phosphate), translating into MRLVRVVVVGGGSVYTAELAQGFLRRRESLPLAELVLVDLPEGAEKVEAVAGLVRRMFARAGHPARIEVTFDRRRALEGADFVISQFRVGGVAARRLDERIPLRHGVVGQETTGPGGFALALRTVPVALELAADVRELAPQAWLVNFTNPSGLVTEAIRRHEPAVRSFGLCNVPLSLQRGVARALGVAEERVSLRTIGLNHLSWSRLFLDGREIT; encoded by the coding sequence GTGCGGCTCGTGCGGGTGGTGGTGGTCGGCGGAGGCAGCGTCTACACCGCCGAGCTGGCGCAGGGCTTCCTGCGGCGCAGGGAGAGCCTGCCGCTGGCGGAGCTGGTGCTGGTCGACCTGCCCGAGGGGGCGGAGAAGGTGGAGGCGGTGGCCGGGCTCGTGCGGCGGATGTTCGCGCGGGCGGGCCACCCGGCGCGGATCGAGGTCACCTTCGACCGGCGGCGCGCCCTGGAGGGCGCCGACTTCGTGATCAGCCAGTTCCGCGTCGGCGGGGTGGCCGCGCGCCGCCTCGACGAGCGGATCCCGCTCCGCCACGGCGTCGTCGGCCAGGAGACCACCGGGCCGGGCGGCTTCGCCCTGGCGCTGCGGACGGTGCCGGTGGCGCTCGAGCTGGCCGCCGACGTGCGCGAGCTGGCGCCGCAGGCCTGGCTGGTCAACTTCACCAACCCCTCGGGCCTGGTGACGGAGGCCATCCGCCGCCACGAGCCCGCCGTCCGCTCCTTCGGCCTCTGCAACGTGCCGCTCAGCCTGCAGCGCGGGGTGGCGCGGGCGCTGGGGGTGGCGGAGGAGCGCGTCAGCCTCCGCACGATCGGCCTCAACCACCTCTCCTGGAGCCGGCTCTTCCTGGACGGGAGGGAGATCACGG